Proteins from a single region of Chromobacterium sp. ATCC 53434:
- the lipA gene encoding lipoyl synthase → MKPDNQAGVKHKGAAKTARIPIKIVPLEEKLKKPEWIRAKLPNGQRFHEIKQILREQKLHTVCEEATCPNIGECFSKGTATFMIMGDICTRRCPFCDVGHGRPNPLDPNEPKHLAESVAAMRLKYVVVTSVDRDDLRDGGAQHFADCIRAVREMSPSTQIETLVPDFRGRLDIAVDILTSTAPDVMNHNLETVPRLYKQARPGADYAHSLQLLKDYKAKNPEVRTKSGLMVGLGETDEEILEVMRDLRAHDVDMLTIGQYLQPSNGHLPVLRYVHPDVFKMFEEKAYEMGFVHAAVGAMVRSSYHADVQAHEAGV, encoded by the coding sequence ATGAAGCCGGACAACCAGGCCGGGGTGAAGCACAAGGGCGCGGCCAAGACCGCCCGCATCCCGATCAAGATCGTGCCGCTGGAAGAAAAACTGAAGAAGCCGGAGTGGATACGCGCCAAGCTGCCCAATGGCCAGCGCTTCCACGAGATCAAACAGATCCTGCGCGAGCAGAAGCTGCACACCGTGTGCGAAGAAGCCACCTGCCCGAATATCGGCGAATGCTTCAGCAAGGGCACGGCCACCTTCATGATCATGGGCGACATCTGCACCCGCCGCTGCCCGTTCTGCGATGTCGGCCACGGCCGCCCGAATCCGCTGGATCCGAACGAGCCCAAGCATCTGGCCGAAAGCGTGGCGGCGATGCGGCTGAAATACGTGGTGGTCACCTCGGTGGACCGCGACGACCTGCGCGACGGCGGCGCCCAGCACTTCGCCGACTGCATCCGCGCGGTGCGCGAAATGTCGCCGAGCACCCAGATCGAAACGCTGGTGCCGGACTTCCGCGGCCGGCTGGACATCGCCGTCGACATCCTGACGTCCACCGCGCCGGACGTGATGAACCACAATCTGGAAACGGTGCCCCGTCTGTACAAGCAGGCCAGGCCCGGCGCCGACTACGCCCATTCGCTACAGTTGCTGAAGGACTACAAGGCGAAGAATCCCGAGGTGCGCACCAAGTCCGGCCTGATGGTCGGCCTGGGCGAAACCGACGAGGAAATCCTCGAAGTGATGCGCGATCTGCGCGCGCACGATGTGGACATGCTGACCATAGGCCAGTACCTGCAACCGTCCAACGGCCACCTGCCGGTGCTGCGCTATGTCCACCCGGACGTATTCAAGATGTTCGAGGAAAAAGCCTACGAGATGGGCTTCGTCCACGCGGCGGTCGGCGCGATGGTGCGCTCCAGCTACCACGCCGACGTGCAGGCTCACGAAGCCGGCGTATAA
- the lipB gene encoding lipoyl(octanoyl) transferase LipB, whose product MPRIIKHLGRVDYEPTWRAMQAFTDSRGADTPDELWVVEHPPVFTQGLAGKPEHLLQQNDVPVVKTDRGGQITYHGPGQLVVYLLVDFKRMRVAVRELVRHIELAIIDMLAEQGIAAYGDVNAPGVYVDGAKIASLGLRIKNGATYHGLSLNVDMDLTPFSWINPCGYANLKVTQIKNLGVNLTVAEAADKLLPHLERHLSTSKETA is encoded by the coding sequence GTGCCACGCATCATCAAACATCTGGGCCGGGTCGATTACGAGCCGACCTGGCGGGCCATGCAAGCTTTCACCGACAGCCGCGGAGCCGACACGCCCGACGAGCTGTGGGTGGTCGAGCACCCGCCGGTATTCACCCAGGGGCTGGCTGGCAAGCCGGAACACCTGTTGCAGCAGAACGATGTGCCGGTGGTGAAGACCGATCGCGGCGGCCAGATCACTTATCACGGCCCCGGCCAGCTGGTGGTCTATCTGCTGGTGGACTTCAAGCGCATGCGCGTCGCGGTGCGCGAGCTGGTGCGCCACATCGAGCTGGCCATCATAGACATGCTGGCCGAACAGGGCATCGCCGCCTACGGCGACGTGAACGCCCCCGGCGTCTATGTCGACGGCGCCAAGATCGCCTCGCTGGGGCTGCGCATCAAGAACGGCGCCACCTACCACGGCCTGAGCCTGAACGTGGACATGGACCTGACTCCGTTTAGCTGGATCAATCCTTGCGGCTACGCCAACCTCAAGGTGACCCAAATAAAGAATCTGGGCGTGAACCTCACGGTCGCCGAAGCCGCCGACAAGCTGCTGCCGCACCTGGAACGCCACCTGAGCACAAGCAAGGAGACCGCATGA
- a CDS encoding YbeD family protein — MSDEKQELLEFPCRFPIKIMGERHDEFVATITAVVRTNAPDLAEIDVVLRESSGGRFYALTVTVTATSRRQLDDIYLSLTGHPMVKMVL; from the coding sequence ATGTCCGACGAAAAACAGGAACTGCTGGAATTCCCCTGTCGCTTCCCGATCAAGATCATGGGCGAGCGGCACGACGAATTCGTCGCCACCATCACCGCCGTGGTGCGCACCAACGCCCCCGATCTCGCCGAGATCGATGTGGTGTTGCGCGAAAGCTCCGGCGGCCGCTTCTATGCGCTGACCGTCACCGTCACCGCCACCTCGCGCCGGCAGCTGGACGATATTTATCTGTCGCTGACCGGCCATCCGATGGTCAAGATGGTTCTTTAA
- a CDS encoding D-alanyl-D-alanine carboxypeptidase family protein, with the protein MKKLTTALLAAALALPAVSFANTAFTPPAPEIAGKAYYLLDYNSQQVLAARDPDARVEPASLTKLMTAYLTFKALKEKRLSLDQTLTVSQRGWKTEGSRMFLDPKVPAKVDDLIKGMIVQSGNDACVTLAEAIAGSEDVYAQMMTQQAQKLGMKNTQFKNVTGLPHEGHYTTVHDLGILAAALIRDYPEYYPIYSIKSFTYNNIKQPNRNLLLYRDPNVDGMKTGYTDSAGYNMVTSSHRDGRRVISVVVGTASPEARAVESSKLLNYGLQFFDTPKLYAANTRVSDVSVYKGDSKTVSVGFGSDVFATVAKGQAARLKADMTTMQPLIAPIKAGQVVGKLTVSLDGKPLLERPVVALKAVDEGNFFSRLWDSLKLMLGWK; encoded by the coding sequence ATGAAAAAACTCACCACCGCCCTGCTGGCCGCCGCCCTGGCGTTGCCTGCCGTCAGTTTCGCCAATACCGCCTTCACGCCGCCGGCGCCGGAAATCGCCGGCAAGGCCTATTACCTGCTCGACTACAACAGCCAGCAGGTGCTGGCCGCCCGCGACCCGGACGCCCGCGTCGAACCGGCTTCGCTGACCAAACTGATGACCGCCTACCTGACCTTCAAGGCGCTGAAGGAAAAGCGCCTGTCGCTGGATCAGACGCTGACCGTCTCGCAGCGCGGCTGGAAGACCGAAGGCTCGCGGATGTTCCTCGATCCCAAGGTCCCGGCCAAGGTCGATGATCTGATCAAGGGCATGATCGTGCAGTCGGGCAACGACGCCTGCGTGACGCTGGCCGAGGCCATCGCCGGCAGCGAAGACGTGTACGCGCAGATGATGACGCAGCAGGCGCAGAAACTGGGCATGAAGAACACCCAGTTCAAGAACGTCACCGGCCTGCCGCACGAAGGCCACTACACCACGGTGCACGATCTGGGCATTCTGGCCGCCGCGCTGATCCGCGATTACCCGGAGTACTACCCGATCTACTCGATCAAGTCGTTCACCTACAACAATATCAAGCAGCCCAACCGCAATCTGCTGCTGTACCGCGACCCCAACGTCGACGGCATGAAGACCGGCTACACCGACAGCGCCGGCTACAATATGGTGACGTCCAGCCACCGCGACGGCCGCCGCGTGATTTCCGTCGTCGTCGGCACCGCCAGTCCGGAAGCCCGCGCGGTGGAAAGCTCGAAGCTGCTGAACTACGGCTTGCAATTCTTCGATACGCCCAAACTTTATGCAGCCAATACCCGCGTATCGGACGTTTCCGTGTACAAGGGCGACAGCAAGACCGTGTCGGTGGGTTTCGGCAGCGACGTGTTCGCCACCGTGGCCAAGGGCCAGGCCGCCAGGCTGAAGGCCGACATGACCACGATGCAGCCGCTGATCGCGCCGATCAAGGCCGGCCAGGTGGTCGGCAAGCTGACCGTGTCTCTCGATGGAAAGCCACTGCTGGAGCGTCCGGTGGTAGCATTGAAAGCCGTGGACGAGGGCAACTTCTTCAGTCGCCTGTGGGACAGCCTGAAGCTGATGCTGGGCTGGAAGTAA
- the ilvA gene encoding threonine ammonia-lyase, biosynthetic, which yields MSNKQDYLERILTSRVYDVAIETPLELAPNLSRRYRNRILLKREDLQPVFSFKLRGAYNKMAKLSPEQRARGVITASAGNHAQGVALAASKLGCEAVIVMPVTTPQIKIDAVKQRGGQVVLSGDSFNEAFQHAVKLAEESGRAYIPPFDDPDVIAGQGTVGMEILRQHPDDLDAVFVAIGGGGLAAGVASFIKRLKPEIKIIGVQPVDSDAMRQSIEKGERVELKDVGLFADGVAVKLVGEETFRICRELLDEIILVDSDAICAAIKDIFEDTRSIVEPAGALAVAGAKAYVEREGCEGQSLVAISCGANMNFDRLRHVSERSELGERREAIIAVSIPEQPGSFKRFCSVIGGRNITEFNYRFADSGVAHVFVGVQISGRDDVERLLGDLRAADLDGIDLTDNELAKLHIRHLVGGHAPQLKDERVLRFEFPDRPGALMRFLEAMRTDWNISLFHYRNHGADYGRVLVGIQVPSGDAQAFQQFLDTLGYPYIEETENPAYRLFLGKTIP from the coding sequence ATGAGCAACAAGCAAGACTATCTGGAACGCATTCTCACTTCGCGGGTATACGACGTCGCCATCGAGACGCCGCTGGAGCTGGCGCCCAATCTGTCGCGCCGCTATCGCAACCGCATCCTGCTGAAGCGGGAGGATCTGCAGCCGGTGTTCTCGTTCAAGCTGCGCGGCGCCTACAACAAGATGGCCAAGCTGTCGCCCGAGCAGCGCGCGCGCGGCGTGATCACCGCCAGTGCCGGCAACCACGCCCAGGGCGTGGCGCTGGCGGCCAGCAAGCTCGGTTGTGAGGCGGTGATCGTGATGCCGGTCACCACGCCGCAGATCAAGATAGACGCGGTGAAACAGCGCGGCGGCCAGGTGGTGTTGTCGGGCGACTCGTTCAACGAGGCGTTTCAACACGCGGTGAAGCTGGCCGAGGAGAGCGGCCGCGCCTATATTCCGCCGTTCGACGATCCGGATGTGATCGCCGGGCAGGGGACGGTGGGCATGGAAATCCTGCGCCAGCATCCGGACGATCTGGACGCGGTCTTCGTCGCCATCGGCGGCGGCGGGCTGGCGGCCGGCGTGGCCAGCTTCATCAAGCGGCTGAAGCCGGAGATCAAGATCATCGGCGTGCAGCCGGTGGATTCCGACGCGATGCGCCAGTCGATAGAGAAGGGCGAGCGGGTCGAATTGAAGGATGTCGGCCTGTTCGCCGACGGCGTGGCGGTCAAGCTGGTCGGCGAGGAGACCTTCCGCATCTGCCGTGAGCTGCTGGACGAGATCATCCTGGTCGATTCCGACGCGATCTGCGCGGCGATCAAGGACATCTTCGAGGATACCCGCTCCATCGTCGAGCCGGCCGGCGCGTTGGCGGTGGCCGGCGCCAAGGCCTATGTCGAGCGCGAGGGCTGCGAGGGGCAATCGCTGGTGGCGATTTCCTGCGGCGCCAACATGAATTTCGACCGCTTGCGCCACGTATCGGAGCGTTCCGAGCTCGGCGAGCGGCGTGAGGCCATCATCGCCGTCTCGATCCCGGAGCAGCCCGGCAGCTTCAAGCGTTTCTGTTCGGTGATAGGCGGACGCAACATCACCGAGTTCAACTACCGCTTCGCCGACTCCGGCGTCGCCCATGTCTTCGTCGGCGTGCAGATATCCGGCCGCGACGATGTGGAGAGGCTGCTTGGCGACCTGCGCGCGGCGGATCTGGACGGCATCGACCTGACCGACAACGAGCTGGCCAAGCTGCACATCCGCCATCTGGTCGGCGGCCATGCGCCGCAGTTGAAAGACGAGAGGGTGCTGCGCTTCGAATTTCCGGACCGGCCCGGCGCGCTGATGCGCTTCCTCGAGGCGATGCGCACCGACTGGAACATCAGTCTGTTCCATTACCGCAATCACGGCGCCGACTACGGCCGGGTGCTGGTCGGCATCCAGGTGCCGTCCGGCGACGCGCAGGCCTTCCAGCAATTCCTCGACACGCTCGGATATCCTTATATAGAGGAAACCGAAAATCCGGCGTATCGACTGTTTCTTGGCAAGACCATCCCTTGA
- a CDS encoding HAD family hydrolase produces the protein MIKAVLFDLDGTLADTARDLGAALNRLLAEEGLPPQPYEAIRPVASHGARGLVQLGFGADLDAVRMEALRVRFMDLYDANLAEETTLFDGVNELIAELDKRGLAWGIITNKSMRFTDRLVPWLPFAVPPAVTVSGDTVGVAKPDPRPMLHATGQIGVEPEHCIYVGDAERDIQAGRNVGMKTVLVNWGYFSAQDKPEQWGADVDIDHPLQLLDHL, from the coding sequence ATGATCAAGGCAGTATTGTTCGATTTGGACGGCACGCTGGCCGATACCGCCCGCGACCTGGGCGCGGCGCTGAACCGCCTGCTGGCGGAGGAGGGGCTGCCGCCGCAGCCGTACGAAGCGATACGGCCGGTTGCCAGCCATGGCGCGCGCGGCCTGGTCCAGCTCGGCTTCGGCGCCGATCTCGACGCCGTGCGGATGGAGGCGCTGCGCGTGCGCTTCATGGATCTCTACGATGCCAATCTCGCCGAGGAAACGACGTTGTTCGACGGCGTCAACGAGCTGATCGCCGAGCTGGACAAGCGCGGCCTGGCCTGGGGCATCATCACCAACAAGTCGATGCGCTTCACCGACCGTCTGGTGCCATGGCTGCCTTTCGCCGTCCCGCCGGCGGTCACCGTCAGCGGAGATACCGTCGGTGTCGCCAAGCCCGATCCGCGTCCGATGCTGCACGCGACCGGCCAGATCGGCGTCGAGCCCGAGCACTGCATCTATGTCGGCGACGCCGAGCGGGACATCCAGGCGGGCCGCAATGTCGGCATGAAAACCGTGCTGGTCAACTGGGGCTATTTCTCGGCCCAGGATAAGCCGGAGCAATGGGGCGCCGATGTTGATATCGATCACCCGCTGCAGTTGCTCGACCATCTATAA
- a CDS encoding ATP-binding protein, translated as MSKFKGREWLLFSAIWLICSLLAAAQWGVGEYRRLQDGFEQAAHQAYAGVARRLDQNESVLSAINALLISRATFDAPALSEFAREMLPRYQQLYAIEFLRNVTAANRPAFLREMESRFGETFYIRDFDVTGRRSWQPAPPREQSLVVSQIEPDLPAASAVFGYDVLGDPHFAPELRRALANGQKVSSRPFELYDGGGRAYLLMQPLFRDASGSRRELAGVMALVVFCDRLLQLPLEQGLPASLDLSLLPKEGAGSGEPLYERPHRFAEHDWWPVVTRLEARLPLSSEAQPFVLGVAQDVRLNDLALLPLLLRQLFITLLLAAAGLIYSQRMALRRQRSLADEELFLQSERASVTLNAIHDGVVILRQDRSIEMANPMALQLVDMPAEEVLGQPCHEVFRLLGELAAEFAEDPIGECFRTGRPVELAERMQLTTARGKVHFVEGGIAPLLSRDGVLIGVVCALRDMGPLRQRTAEALEASETRVKEHLEKLSHVARLHTMGEMASGIAHELNQPLTAISNYCQAAIQLLDGVDEAPPQVNSALKLAVAQAGRAGEIIKRLRALVSKRAIETRLIDINQVVGNCMFLVEYDLRERGVEVVQLLSGYSIPVMADSIQLEQVVLNLLSNAMDALKDEPALKRHVIVHTRREGRKGILEVRDTGRGITPDLLEVLFHPFFSTKPHGMGLGLSICQTIVEQYGGLISAENIPASGACFRIELPLALQAERQLS; from the coding sequence TTGAGCAAATTCAAAGGCCGCGAGTGGCTTCTATTCAGTGCAATCTGGCTGATTTGCAGCTTGTTGGCGGCGGCGCAGTGGGGCGTGGGGGAGTATCGCAGGCTACAGGACGGTTTCGAGCAGGCTGCGCATCAGGCCTATGCCGGCGTGGCGCGGCGGCTGGATCAGAACGAGTCGGTGCTGTCGGCGATCAACGCCTTGCTGATCTCCCGCGCGACGTTCGACGCGCCTGCTTTGAGCGAGTTCGCCCGCGAGATGCTGCCGCGCTACCAGCAGTTGTACGCGATAGAGTTCCTGCGCAATGTCACCGCCGCCAACCGGCCCGCCTTTCTGCGAGAGATGGAAAGCCGCTTTGGCGAGACCTTCTATATCCGCGATTTCGATGTGACCGGCCGACGCAGTTGGCAGCCCGCGCCGCCGCGGGAGCAGTCGCTGGTGGTGTCGCAGATCGAGCCGGACTTGCCGGCGGCCAGCGCGGTGTTCGGTTACGACGTGTTGGGCGATCCGCATTTCGCGCCGGAGTTGCGCCGCGCGCTGGCAAACGGACAGAAGGTGTCGTCCAGGCCATTCGAGTTGTATGACGGCGGCGGACGGGCTTATCTGTTGATGCAGCCCTTGTTCCGCGATGCGTCAGGCAGCCGGCGCGAGCTGGCCGGCGTGATGGCGCTGGTGGTGTTTTGCGACCGGCTGCTGCAGTTGCCGCTGGAGCAGGGTTTGCCGGCCAGTCTCGACTTGTCCTTGCTGCCGAAGGAGGGGGCCGGCAGCGGGGAGCCGCTGTATGAGCGGCCGCATCGCTTCGCCGAGCATGACTGGTGGCCGGTGGTGACCCGCCTGGAGGCGCGACTGCCGCTGAGCAGCGAGGCGCAGCCCTTTGTGCTGGGTGTGGCCCAGGATGTCAGATTGAACGATCTGGCGCTGCTGCCCTTGTTGTTGCGCCAGCTTTTCATCACCTTGTTGCTGGCCGCGGCCGGCCTGATCTATTCGCAGCGGATGGCTTTGCGGCGCCAACGCAGCCTGGCCGACGAGGAGTTGTTCCTGCAGAGCGAGCGGGCGTCGGTGACGCTGAACGCCATTCACGACGGCGTGGTGATTCTGCGGCAGGATCGCAGTATCGAAATGGCGAATCCGATGGCTCTTCAACTGGTGGACATGCCGGCCGAGGAGGTGCTGGGGCAACCTTGCCACGAGGTGTTCCGCTTGCTGGGAGAGCTGGCGGCCGAGTTCGCCGAGGATCCGATAGGCGAATGCTTCCGTACCGGCCGCCCGGTTGAGCTGGCGGAGCGGATGCAGCTGACCACGGCGCGAGGCAAGGTGCATTTCGTCGAGGGCGGCATCGCGCCGCTGCTGTCGCGCGACGGCGTGCTGATAGGCGTGGTGTGCGCCTTGCGCGATATGGGGCCGTTGCGCCAGCGCACGGCCGAGGCGCTGGAGGCGAGCGAGACGCGGGTCAAGGAGCACTTGGAGAAGCTGTCGCATGTCGCCCGCTTGCACACGATGGGCGAGATGGCTTCGGGCATCGCCCATGAGCTGAATCAGCCGCTGACCGCTATTTCCAATTATTGCCAGGCGGCGATCCAGTTGCTGGACGGCGTCGACGAGGCGCCGCCGCAGGTCAATTCGGCATTGAAGCTGGCGGTGGCCCAGGCGGGAAGGGCCGGAGAGATCATCAAGCGCCTGCGCGCGCTGGTCAGCAAGCGGGCGATCGAAACCCGGCTGATCGATATCAATCAGGTGGTCGGCAACTGCATGTTTCTGGTGGAGTACGATCTGCGCGAGCGCGGTGTCGAGGTGGTGCAGCTGCTGTCCGGCTATTCGATTCCGGTGATGGCCGACAGTATTCAGTTGGAGCAGGTGGTGCTGAACCTGCTGTCCAACGCGATGGACGCGCTGAAGGACGAGCCGGCGCTGAAGCGTCACGTGATCGTGCACACCCGGCGCGAGGGGCGGAAGGGGATACTGGAGGTGCGCGACACCGGCCGCGGCATCACGCCGGACCTGCTGGAGGTGCTGTTCCACCCGTTCTTCTCGACCAAGCCGCACGGCATGGGCCTGGGCCTGTCGATCTGCCAGACCATAGTCGAGCAGTACGGCGGCCTGATCTCGGCCGAGAACATACCGGCCAGCGGCGCCTGCTTCCGCATCGAGCTGCCGCTGGCGCTGCAGGCCGAGCGGCAGCTGAGCTAG
- a CDS encoding GlxA family transcriptional regulator, whose amino-acid sequence MGHTSQASKPLRFGFLLLPHASMADFASASEVLTHANLLAEKKLYETLLLSLDGAPVLLSNGVRLAVDLPLSYAPKLDYLMLLADEIVSDFALEDLSKALAGGNADKMTLAGIGCGSYWLARAGLLAGQRATIHWREIARLTEEFSDVIVTSNLYESEGRCLSCAGGAATFDFMLDLVGRQQGHEFIAQLSELFSMERVRPGNERQRIPLATRIGGSQPKLTEAVSLMEANIEEPLSTDDIAYYVGVSRRQLERLFKQYLGTVPSKYYLELRLGRARQLLQQTSKSIVQIGLACGFSSGPHFSSTYRNHFNITPREERAQRTQISTLQR is encoded by the coding sequence ATGGGCCACACGTCCCAAGCCTCCAAGCCGCTGCGCTTCGGCTTCCTGCTGCTCCCGCATGCCTCGATGGCCGACTTCGCCAGCGCCTCCGAGGTGCTCACCCACGCCAATCTGCTGGCGGAAAAGAAACTGTACGAGACGCTGTTGCTGTCGCTGGACGGCGCGCCGGTACTGCTGTCCAACGGCGTCCGGCTCGCGGTGGACCTGCCGCTGTCCTACGCGCCCAAGCTGGATTACCTGATGCTGCTGGCCGACGAGATCGTCAGCGACTTCGCGCTGGAAGATTTGAGCAAGGCCCTCGCGGGAGGAAACGCGGACAAGATGACGCTGGCCGGCATCGGCTGCGGCAGCTACTGGCTGGCCCGTGCCGGATTGCTGGCCGGGCAGCGCGCGACGATACACTGGCGCGAGATCGCGCGACTGACCGAGGAGTTTTCGGACGTCATCGTCACATCCAATCTGTACGAGAGCGAGGGCCGCTGCCTGAGCTGCGCCGGCGGCGCCGCCACCTTCGACTTCATGCTGGACCTGGTCGGCCGGCAGCAGGGCCACGAATTCATCGCCCAGCTGTCGGAGCTGTTCAGCATGGAACGCGTCCGCCCCGGCAACGAGCGTCAGCGCATCCCGCTGGCCACCCGCATAGGCGGCAGCCAGCCCAAGCTGACCGAGGCGGTCAGCCTGATGGAAGCCAATATCGAGGAACCGCTGTCCACCGACGATATCGCCTACTATGTCGGCGTGTCGCGGCGCCAGCTGGAGCGGCTGTTCAAGCAATACCTGGGCACGGTGCCGTCGAAATACTATCTGGAGCTGCGCCTGGGCCGCGCCCGCCAGTTGCTGCAACAGACCAGCAAGTCCATCGTCCAGATCGGCCTGGCCTGCGGCTTCTCCAGCGGTCCCCACTTTTCCAGCACCTACCGCAACCACTTCAACATCACGCCGCGCGAAGAGCGCGCCCAGCGTACCCAGATCAGCACCCTGCAGCGCTAG
- a CDS encoding ABC transporter permease subunit, with protein MQNAYACAILAFTLNTAAYTTEIIAGQIRNTHWGEIEAARSVGMGQWLMLRRIVLPSALRRALPAYSNEVIMMLQSTAIAGLVTLADLTGVARRIYSESYMPFEPFLTAAAIYLALTFALVWLMKRAERRYLAFLGPRKQ; from the coding sequence CTGCAAAACGCCTATGCCTGCGCGATCCTGGCCTTCACGCTGAACACCGCCGCCTACACCACCGAAATCATCGCCGGCCAGATCCGCAACACCCACTGGGGCGAGATCGAAGCGGCGCGCTCGGTCGGCATGGGCCAGTGGCTGATGCTGAGGCGGATCGTTCTGCCGTCGGCGCTGCGCCGCGCGCTGCCGGCCTACAGCAACGAGGTGATCATGATGCTGCAAAGCACCGCGATCGCCGGCCTGGTGACGCTGGCCGACCTGACCGGCGTCGCCCGCCGCATCTACAGCGAGAGCTATATGCCGTTCGAACCGTTCCTGACCGCCGCGGCCATCTACCTGGCGCTGACCTTTGCGCTGGTCTGGCTGATGAAACGGGCCGAACGCCGCTACCTGGCCTTCCTGGGTCCGCGCAAGCAATAA
- a CDS encoding ABC transporter permease subunit (The N-terminal region of this protein, as described by TIGR01726, is a three transmembrane segment that identifies a subfamily of ABC transporter permease subunits, which specificities that include histidine, arginine, glutamine, glutamate, L-cystine (sic), the opines (in Agrobacterium) octopine and nopaline, etc.), with product MIDPKLIIERLPEFFGAHDGGPMLASSDGLILTLELLGLSLLFGLLMAIPLAVARTSKNRPLSGAVWLFGYVFRGTPLLVQLFIIYYGLAQFD from the coding sequence GTGATCGATCCGAAACTGATTATCGAGCGGCTGCCGGAATTCTTCGGCGCGCATGACGGCGGCCCGATGCTGGCCAGCAGCGACGGTCTGATCCTGACGCTGGAACTGCTCGGCCTGTCGCTGCTGTTCGGCCTGCTGATGGCCATTCCGCTGGCGGTCGCCCGCACCTCGAAAAACCGGCCGCTGTCCGGCGCCGTGTGGCTGTTCGGCTACGTGTTCCGAGGCACGCCGCTGCTGGTTCAGCTGTTCATCATCTACTACGGCCTGGCGCAGTTCGACTAG
- a CDS encoding ABC transporter permease yields MFLQGYLPSILEGAVLTLKLAGAALVVSVALGLVGALFKSTQSRALTLLAELYSTVVRGIPDLVWMFLLFFGAQMALNDICGYLGWQSPDIDPFVAGVSTLGFIFGAYMTETFRGAMMAVHKGQMEAGLAYGMSPLRVFFRIQLPQMVRYALPSFSNNWLVLVKSTALVSVIGLNDVMYRADAAKSATQQPFDVYVVVGLLFLLVTGASNLLLHWAEKRYSIGVKESGL; encoded by the coding sequence ATGTTTCTGCAAGGCTACCTCCCCAGCATCCTCGAAGGAGCGGTGCTGACCCTGAAGCTCGCCGGCGCCGCGCTGGTGGTTTCCGTCGCGCTCGGCCTCGTCGGCGCGCTGTTCAAATCCACCCAGTCCCGCGCGCTGACGCTGCTGGCGGAACTGTATTCCACCGTGGTGCGCGGCATCCCCGACCTGGTGTGGATGTTCCTGCTGTTTTTCGGCGCCCAGATGGCGCTGAACGACATCTGCGGCTACCTCGGCTGGCAGAGTCCGGACATCGACCCCTTCGTCGCCGGCGTCTCCACGCTGGGCTTCATCTTCGGCGCCTATATGACCGAAACCTTTCGCGGCGCGATGATGGCCGTGCACAAGGGGCAGATGGAAGCCGGCCTCGCCTACGGCATGTCGCCGCTGCGGGTCTTCTTCCGCATCCAGTTGCCGCAGATGGTGCGTTACGCGCTGCCCAGCTTTTCCAACAACTGGCTGGTGCTGGTAAAGTCCACCGCCCTGGTGTCGGTGATCGGCCTCAATGACGTGATGTACCGCGCCGACGCCGCCAAATCGGCCACCCAGCAACCGTTCGACGTCTACGTCGTCGTCGGCCTGTTGTTCCTGCTGGTGACCGGCGCGTCCAATCTGCTGCTGCACTGGGCCGAGAAGCGTTATTCGATCGGCGTCAAGGAGAGCGGACTGTGA